The window GAAAACCCTCACGCTCCAGTTCAAGAAAAACTTCCTTCACCGAAGCGTGTTCGATTTGCGTTGTAATGAGATGCTTGCCGCGGTTTTGATAGCTGTAAACGGCACCTTTAATCGCCAAATTATTACTTTCCGTCCCGCCGGATGTACATATAATTTCAGCAGGCAGCACACCTAATGCTCCGGCAATCACCTCTTTGGAGCTGTTTAGGAGCTTCTCCGCTTGTATCCCTAATCGATGAATCGATGATGGATTTCCATAATGTTCCTTCATCACTTCGGCTATCGTATCAATGACTTCTTCATAAAGTGGCGTTGTCGCCGCGTAGTCCAAATATAGCATTTTTTGCTGATTCCCCTTTATCACGCTCTTGCTGCCGCGCACAATCAAATTAAATTCCTTTCATCATTAAAGCTTAAAACAGGGCATAACTCAAGCATCCTCGGGTAACACAAAAAGCCGACCTCCGCTTAAACATTCGGAAATCAGCTTGTTAGCTAATGATTATAATGAAAAATTCTGCCTGTGACCCATCACTTTAGAGATGTAGCCTTGCGTTTCCCTTGGCAGTAAATGGAGCTTGTTAGCCAGATCCTGATCGGTCTTGATGCCTAATCGGTCAACACGTCCAGGCCCGGCATTGTAAGCTGCAAGAGCAACCCCTTCATTTCCGTTGTACTTCTTAATTAAGTTGCTAAGGAAATGAGTACCTGCATCGACATTTTGCTTAGGATCAAATGGGTTCGTTACACCGAAGCCTCTGCCTGTCCCATCCATCAGCTGCATCAAACCTTTGGCACCTGCCGGCGATACGGCCTGGTGATTGAATTCTGATTCTTGCTGAATGACCGCCTTGACTAGCGAGGTATCCACACCGTATTTATGACTTGCCTCTTGGATAAGACCGTCATACTGCGAGACCGAGGATGCTTTACTCACGGTTTGTATGGGTGTATAAGCCCTATTCAAAGCCCCCAAAGAACTTGGCATACTGTTAGTCGAGTTACCTAGCATGGAAGATAAAGTGTCTTGGTTTGTAACGCTAGTTCCACCAGATTGTCCCATAA is drawn from Paenibacillus sp. V4I7 and contains these coding sequences:
- a CDS encoding lytic transglycosylase domain-containing protein, producing MNSTNSIDPRVMKELLQLQLMGKMSLLSGETATSSTDDSGDFSALLDTIMGQSGGTSVTNQDTLSSMLGNSTNSMPSSLGALNRAYTPIQTVSKASSVSQYDGLIQEASHKYGVDTSLVKAVIQQESEFNHQAVSPAGAKGLMQLMDGTGRGFGVTNPFDPKQNVDAGTHFLSNLIKKYNGNEGVALAAYNAGPGRVDRLGIKTDQDLANKLHLLPRETQGYISKVMGHRQNFSL